A window of Ranitomeya variabilis isolate aRanVar5 chromosome 2, aRanVar5.hap1, whole genome shotgun sequence contains these coding sequences:
- the LOC143804385 gene encoding LOW QUALITY PROTEIN: neo-calmodulin-like (The sequence of the model RefSeq protein was modified relative to this genomic sequence to represent the inferred CDS: inserted 2 bases in 1 codon) — protein sequence MFLSLELKEAFSLFDKEGDGTITTKGWGTVIKSLGQNPTEAELQDVINEVDADGIGTIDFPEFLTXMAREMKDTDSEEEIREAFRLFDKDGNGYLSTAELHHVMTNLGQLLTNEEVDEMIREADIDGDGQVNYEEFVQMMTAK from the exons ATGTTTCTATCTCTAGAGCTCAAAGAAGCCTTCTCACTGTTTGACAAGGAGGGCGATGGCACCATTACAACAAAGGGGTGGGGCACAGTGATAAAGTCGCTTGGGCAGAACCCCACAGAAGCAGAACTGCAGGACGTGATCAATGAAGTAGATGCTGATG GTATTGGAACAATTGACttccctgaattcttgac gatggCTAGAGAAATGAAGGACACTGATAGTGAAGAGGAAATCAGAGAAGCATTCCGTCTGTTTGACAAG GATGGAAATGGCTACCTTAGCACTGCTGAGCTCCATCATGTGATGACAAATTTAGGTCAGCTGTTAACGAACGAAGAGGTCGATGAAATGATCAGGGAAGCAGATATTGACGGAGACGGCCAAGTAAATTATGAAG agtTTGTACAAATGATGACAGCAAAGTGA